One window of the Haloarcula halobia genome contains the following:
- a CDS encoding metal ABC transporter substrate-binding protein, with amino-acid sequence MTTPDTRSGPDRRLSRRQALAAGGSLLAGAVAGCVGDSSGGGRTTSDESGPVAVASFFSFYDFARTIARDTPIEVRNLVPTGLHGHGWEPNASITRDIIEADAFIHVGPDFQPWADRAIQTLEDDDAETMTINVREGVELVDLAASLDPEEEGVGEGRGKDPHFWLDPLRAKQSVDNITAGLVELAPDHEATLRENAATYKSDVLDRIDADYRRIFEAADRDVVQLAAHNAFQYVGVRYGVRMRPLVVNLAASGDVRPSDITEAKRVIDENDIRYIGAAVFETRRPAQQLLAETAVEAYYPVTPYAGVREDWVERGWGYEDIADNVNMPTFEVVLGNTAPEDVGIDGWNERWRNFE; translated from the coding sequence ATGACGACTCCCGATACGCGGTCCGGACCCGACAGACGACTCTCGCGCCGACAGGCACTCGCCGCCGGCGGCTCGCTGCTCGCCGGCGCCGTCGCCGGCTGTGTCGGCGACAGCTCCGGTGGCGGGCGGACGACGAGCGACGAGTCGGGCCCCGTCGCCGTCGCCTCCTTTTTCAGCTTCTACGATTTCGCCCGGACGATCGCACGCGACACGCCAATCGAGGTGCGCAACCTCGTCCCGACGGGCCTGCACGGGCACGGCTGGGAGCCCAACGCGAGCATCACGCGCGACATCATCGAGGCGGACGCGTTCATCCACGTCGGGCCGGACTTCCAGCCGTGGGCCGACCGCGCCATCCAGACGCTCGAGGACGACGACGCCGAGACCATGACCATCAACGTCCGCGAGGGCGTCGAACTGGTCGACCTGGCGGCGAGTCTGGACCCCGAGGAGGAGGGTGTCGGTGAGGGCCGCGGGAAGGACCCGCACTTCTGGCTCGACCCGCTGCGCGCGAAGCAGTCCGTCGACAACATCACCGCGGGACTGGTCGAACTCGCGCCCGACCACGAGGCGACGCTGCGCGAGAACGCCGCGACGTACAAGTCGGACGTGCTCGACCGTATCGACGCCGACTACCGGCGCATCTTCGAGGCCGCCGACCGCGACGTCGTCCAGCTGGCGGCTCACAACGCCTTCCAGTACGTCGGTGTGAGGTACGGCGTCCGGATGCGCCCGCTCGTCGTCAACCTCGCCGCCAGCGGCGACGTCCGCCCGTCGGACATCACCGAGGCAAAGCGGGTCATCGACGAGAACGACATCCGCTACATCGGCGCGGCCGTCTTCGAGACGCGCCGACCGGCCCAGCAGCTGCTGGCCGAGACGGCCGTCGAGGCCTACTACCCCGTCACGCCCTACGCGGGCGTCCGCGAGGACTGGGTCGAGCGTGGCTGGGGGTACGAGGACATCGCCGACAACGTCAACATGCCCACCTTCGAGGTCGTCCTGGGCAACACGGCGCCCGAGGATGTCGGCATCGACGGCTGGAACGAACGGTGGCGGAACTTCGAATGA
- a CDS encoding NUDIX domain-containing protein — MDERHVVTCFLRNAGEVLLLCRSDAVGSYRGQWGGVAGHVADDAGRDRDPETAARAEIAEEVGLAHAVTLVRAGEAFPVADEGRGTRWVVHPFLFDCASRAVTTNEETTEVAWVAPPEIRRRETVPRLWTSYDRVRPRVATVRDDTAHGSAWLSLRALEVLRDEAALAVAGHWDDLETAERTGDDWAALTDLAGRLLDARPSMAVVANRVNRAVVAASDERTLAALEHAATGAIEQSIEADADAATLAAERLPDRVATLSRSGTVADAIRRADTEGVLVAESRPGGEGVGVAASLADGHDVTLTTDAAFAFELADWDAGALLVGADRVLPDGHVVNKAGTRAAALAAAHDGIDVYVVAASDKVAATADYDLEPRGAGEVYDGDADLAVANPTFDVTPADAVTGVLTEQGELDGADVAIVAAAHREWAAWRG; from the coding sequence ATGGACGAACGGCACGTCGTCACCTGCTTCCTGCGGAACGCGGGCGAGGTACTGCTCCTGTGCCGGAGCGACGCCGTCGGGTCCTACCGGGGCCAGTGGGGTGGGGTCGCGGGCCACGTCGCCGACGACGCGGGACGCGACCGCGACCCGGAGACGGCCGCGCGCGCCGAGATCGCCGAGGAGGTCGGGCTGGCCCACGCGGTGACGCTCGTGCGCGCCGGCGAGGCGTTCCCGGTCGCGGACGAAGGGCGCGGGACCCGGTGGGTCGTCCACCCGTTCCTCTTCGACTGTGCCTCGCGGGCCGTGACGACGAACGAGGAGACGACCGAGGTCGCGTGGGTCGCCCCGCCCGAGATACGCCGCCGCGAGACGGTCCCGCGCCTGTGGACCTCCTACGACCGGGTGCGGCCCCGCGTCGCGACGGTCCGCGACGACACGGCCCACGGGTCGGCCTGGCTCTCGCTGCGCGCGCTCGAGGTGCTCCGAGACGAGGCCGCCCTGGCGGTCGCGGGGCACTGGGACGACCTGGAGACCGCAGAGCGGACCGGCGACGACTGGGCGGCCCTGACCGACCTGGCCGGGCGCCTGCTGGACGCCCGTCCGTCGATGGCCGTCGTCGCGAACCGCGTGAACCGGGCCGTGGTCGCCGCCAGCGACGAGCGTACCCTCGCCGCCCTCGAACACGCCGCGACGGGGGCTATCGAGCAGTCGATCGAGGCCGACGCCGACGCCGCCACGCTGGCCGCCGAGCGACTGCCCGACAGGGTGGCGACGCTCTCCCGGTCGGGGACCGTCGCGGACGCGATTCGCCGGGCCGACACCGAGGGCGTCCTGGTCGCCGAGTCCCGGCCGGGCGGCGAGGGCGTCGGCGTCGCCGCGTCGCTGGCCGACGGCCACGACGTGACGCTGACCACGGACGCCGCGTTCGCCTTCGAACTCGCCGACTGGGACGCCGGCGCGCTGCTCGTCGGCGCCGACCGGGTCCTCCCGGACGGCCACGTGGTCAACAAGGCCGGGACCCGGGCGGCCGCGCTTGCGGCCGCCCACGACGGCATCGACGTCTACGTCGTGGCCGCCAGCGACAAGGTGGCGGCGACGGCCGACTACGACCTGGAACCGCGCGGTGCCGGCGAGGTGTACGACGGCGACGCCGACCTCGCGGTGGCGAACCCGACCTTCGACGTGACGCCGGCCGACGCGGTGACGGGGGTCCTCACCGAGCAGGGCGAACTGGACGGCGCGGACGTGGCGATCGTCGCCGCGGCCCACCGCGAGTGGGCGGCCTGGCGCGGGTGA
- the pstB gene encoding phosphate ABC transporter ATP-binding protein PstB, with the protein MSDSMTDTEPASTASQTTTTTAGETDEEVRAEWTDYRFDGQAKLSVENLNVWYGDDHAIKDVSMDIPENSVTALIGPSGCGKSTFLRCLNRMNDRIKAARIEGSVELDDMEIYDSNANLVELRKRVGMVFQSPNPFPKSIRDNISYGPRKHGDINKGLLARLFGRDDTAEETELVERSLKQAALWDEVSDRLDDNALGLSGGQQQRLCIARALATDPEVILMDEPASALDPIATSKIEDLVTELAEDYTVVIVTHNMQQAARISDQTAVFLTGGELVEYDDTDKIFENPASQRVEDYVTGKFG; encoded by the coding sequence ATGAGTGATTCAATGACAGACACCGAACCCGCGAGCACCGCGAGCCAGACGACCACGACGACCGCCGGCGAGACCGACGAGGAGGTCCGCGCGGAGTGGACCGACTACCGCTTCGACGGGCAGGCGAAGCTCTCCGTCGAGAATCTCAACGTCTGGTACGGGGACGACCACGCCATCAAGGATGTCTCGATGGACATCCCCGAAAACAGCGTCACGGCGCTCATCGGCCCCTCGGGCTGCGGGAAGTCGACCTTCCTGCGGTGTCTCAACCGGATGAACGACCGCATCAAGGCCGCGCGCATCGAGGGCTCGGTCGAACTGGACGACATGGAGATATACGACTCGAACGCCAACCTCGTGGAACTGCGCAAGCGCGTCGGGATGGTCTTCCAGTCGCCCAACCCGTTCCCCAAGTCCATCCGGGACAACATCTCCTACGGCCCGCGCAAGCACGGCGACATCAACAAGGGCCTGCTCGCACGCCTGTTCGGGCGCGACGACACGGCCGAGGAGACCGAACTCGTCGAGCGTTCGCTGAAGCAGGCCGCGCTGTGGGACGAGGTCAGCGACCGGCTTGACGACAACGCACTGGGGCTCTCCGGTGGCCAGCAGCAACGCCTCTGTATCGCCCGGGCGCTGGCGACCGACCCCGAGGTCATCCTGATGGACGAGCCGGCGTCGGCGCTGGACCCCATCGCCACCTCGAAGATAGAGGACCTCGTCACCGAGCTCGCCGAGGACTACACCGTCGTCATCGTCACGCACAACATGCAGCAGGCGGCCCGCATCTCCGACCAGACCGCCGTCTTCCTCACCGGCGGCGAACTGGTCGAGTACGACGACACGGACAAGATATTCGAGAACCCGGCGAGTCAGCGGGTCGAGGACTACGTCACCGGCAAGTTCGGGTAA
- a CDS encoding MBL fold metallo-hydrolase, with the protein MTVRHDGLTVRWLGYATLRLAGADSVVYLDPGRYGVLTGEWEPDDESLGHPPSRDYRPEDGDVVCVSHVHHYDPDGIERVASDDATVVAFEGIEGRDVERDLDPILDLPYDVREVGMKDQVTVGDVPVWTTPAYNEPDGPHTRPDGTPYHPEGFGCGFLVDVEGTRVFWPGDTDVLPGHRTVDVSLFCPPIGQRFTMDAREAAALAATIRPDLVLPVHYNTFSTLRADSRAFAADVAQAGVPVVLDEQ; encoded by the coding sequence ATGACCGTTCGGCACGACGGCCTCACCGTCAGGTGGCTCGGGTACGCGACGCTCCGACTCGCCGGGGCGGACTCGGTCGTCTATCTGGATCCCGGCCGCTACGGGGTGCTGACCGGGGAGTGGGAGCCCGACGACGAGTCGCTGGGCCACCCACCGTCGCGGGACTACCGCCCCGAGGACGGCGACGTCGTCTGTGTCTCGCACGTCCACCACTACGACCCGGACGGCATCGAACGGGTCGCGAGCGACGACGCGACAGTCGTCGCCTTCGAGGGTATCGAGGGACGCGACGTCGAACGCGACCTCGACCCGATACTCGACCTTCCCTACGACGTCCGGGAGGTCGGGATGAAAGACCAGGTCACCGTCGGCGACGTGCCGGTGTGGACGACGCCGGCGTACAACGAACCCGACGGCCCCCACACCCGACCCGACGGCACGCCGTACCACCCGGAGGGCTTTGGCTGTGGCTTCCTGGTCGACGTCGAGGGGACCCGCGTCTTCTGGCCGGGCGACACCGACGTGTTGCCGGGCCACCGGACCGTCGACGTCTCGCTGTTCTGTCCCCCTATCGGCCAGCGCTTCACGATGGACGCGAGGGAGGCGGCGGCGCTGGCGGCGACCATCCGGCCGGACCTCGTGTTGCCGGTCCACTACAACACCTTCTCGACGCTCCGGGCCGACTCGCGGGCGTTCGCCGCCGACGTGGCACAGGCGGGGGTCCCCGTCGTCCTCGACGAGCAGTGA
- the pstA gene encoding phosphate ABC transporter permease PstA codes for MSDAYASENTLVSAESNVYDRGVDAAISLTIVGFAVALLSLVNIVALDASGTILGGFFLTLLAVVVGGVGIVGLASYTNVVPVTSQRVRGIGFGLLVTTLALTVLAYGLGVSLATLLGLVLVFEAVAVATAGVVSRLELVDTEPNMSAGLLAGGAYGVIGLAIGGALGGALVGFESILWPVVSLAAGAAMAALAIFPREDLGSTLPTALVVGLLGAVIATSVLGVSWQWNPETLSGGFTGTAMVPVFVLFSSVLAAWSAAKARAGFGARGREYGAFLVINLNAFLMLAVMATIVVFVTVKGVGFAFHGLSIGALAALVLLSPLLVGALHIARTPAGTSEWHSGARQVLRLLPLAAVGSVAAVLLSVLVTGNALAYEFVYFVLVNRAEKPLDTAVAVTPETTVGSLVLVGPALLLFVYFFRRYGSLRGVGSRFDRAELTRRAVPAAVFAVAALVFVFLVGGPTPLGLPLGATVGTAAVYLGALAAGGLAVLPLAGVLVGDGDLGARAQDRAQLFTLGVFGGLALLTSVLFLQPVAQVAPSLGPVNAVPAMGLLGAAGSLATAALTVFARRNSDETLRRRLLAEETRLALAGASGFLALVGLHVAVTGVPLFVVGLAVANAGSFAWPMVMQAYIPLGAEPGGIMPAIVGTVWLVVGATLFAVPLGLGAAVFLTEYAEQGRFTALVEVATNALWSTPSIVFGLFGAAFLIPRIGGDESLLAGMLVLGFMLLPLVLITSREAIKAVPDEYRDASAALGVTQWETIRSVVIPAAMPGVITGVILGVGRIAGETAPLILVLGSTLNATESAQVIQGFRFMAEPPFVANEALLSASASLPTQVWAVIAAGVSGSPSMGWATAFILLMVVLTFYAVGIVARTYFRRKLNYE; via the coding sequence ATGAGCGACGCGTACGCATCGGAGAACACGCTGGTCAGTGCCGAATCGAACGTCTACGACAGGGGCGTCGATGCCGCCATCTCACTCACCATCGTCGGCTTCGCCGTCGCCCTGCTCTCGCTGGTCAACATCGTCGCGCTCGACGCGAGCGGGACCATCCTCGGGGGGTTCTTCCTGACGCTGCTGGCCGTCGTCGTCGGCGGCGTCGGCATCGTCGGCCTCGCCTCCTACACGAACGTCGTCCCCGTGACCTCACAGCGCGTCCGTGGCATCGGCTTCGGACTGCTCGTCACGACGCTCGCCCTGACCGTCCTCGCCTACGGACTGGGCGTCTCGCTGGCGACGTTGCTGGGCCTCGTCCTGGTCTTCGAGGCCGTAGCCGTCGCGACCGCCGGCGTCGTCTCGCGCCTGGAACTCGTCGACACGGAACCGAACATGAGCGCCGGCCTGCTCGCCGGGGGCGCCTACGGCGTCATCGGCCTCGCCATCGGCGGGGCGCTCGGCGGGGCGCTCGTCGGCTTCGAGTCGATACTCTGGCCGGTCGTCTCGCTCGCCGCCGGGGCGGCGATGGCGGCACTCGCCATCTTCCCGCGCGAGGACCTCGGGTCGACGCTGCCGACGGCCCTCGTCGTCGGCTTGCTCGGCGCGGTGATCGCCACGTCGGTGCTCGGCGTCTCCTGGCAGTGGAACCCGGAAACCCTCTCCGGTGGCTTCACCGGGACCGCGATGGTTCCCGTCTTCGTGCTGTTCTCCTCGGTGCTCGCTGCCTGGTCGGCCGCGAAGGCCCGCGCGGGCTTCGGTGCCCGCGGTCGGGAGTACGGCGCGTTCCTCGTCATCAACCTGAACGCGTTCCTGATGCTCGCCGTCATGGCCACCATCGTGGTGTTCGTGACGGTGAAAGGCGTCGGCTTCGCGTTCCACGGCCTCTCGATCGGCGCGCTGGCCGCCCTCGTCCTCCTCTCGCCGCTCTTGGTCGGGGCACTCCATATCGCCCGCACACCCGCGGGGACCAGCGAGTGGCACAGTGGGGCCCGGCAGGTCCTGCGGCTCCTCCCGCTCGCGGCGGTCGGTTCCGTCGCCGCCGTCCTCCTCTCGGTGCTCGTCACGGGCAACGCGCTCGCCTACGAGTTTGTCTACTTCGTGCTCGTCAACCGGGCCGAGAAACCGCTCGACACCGCTGTCGCGGTGACGCCGGAAACGACCGTCGGTTCGCTGGTGCTCGTCGGTCCGGCGCTCCTGCTCTTCGTCTACTTCTTCCGCCGCTACGGCTCGCTTCGAGGGGTCGGCAGTCGCTTCGACCGCGCCGAACTGACCCGCCGGGCCGTCCCCGCGGCGGTGTTCGCCGTCGCGGCGCTCGTCTTCGTCTTCCTGGTCGGTGGTCCGACGCCGCTCGGCCTCCCGCTCGGGGCGACGGTCGGAACGGCCGCCGTCTACCTGGGCGCGCTCGCGGCCGGCGGCCTGGCCGTGCTCCCGCTGGCCGGCGTCCTCGTCGGCGACGGCGACCTCGGCGCCCGCGCCCAGGACCGGGCCCAGCTGTTCACGCTGGGCGTCTTCGGCGGCCTCGCGCTGCTGACTTCCGTCCTCTTCCTCCAGCCGGTCGCCCAGGTCGCTCCGAGTCTCGGCCCGGTCAACGCCGTGCCGGCGATGGGGCTGCTCGGCGCCGCCGGGTCGCTCGCGACGGCCGCGCTCACGGTCTTCGCCCGGCGGAACAGCGACGAGACGCTCCGCCGGCGGCTGCTCGCCGAGGAGACGCGCCTCGCGCTCGCGGGGGCGTCCGGATTCCTCGCGCTGGTCGGCCTGCACGTGGCCGTCACCGGCGTCCCGCTGTTCGTCGTGGGCCTCGCCGTCGCCAACGCCGGGTCGTTCGCCTGGCCGATGGTGATGCAGGCGTACATCCCGCTGGGCGCGGAACCCGGCGGCATCATGCCGGCCATCGTCGGCACGGTGTGGCTGGTCGTCGGCGCGACGCTCTTTGCCGTCCCGCTCGGGCTGGGGGCCGCCGTGTTCCTCACCGAGTACGCCGAGCAGGGTCGGTTCACCGCGCTCGTCGAGGTCGCCACGAACGCACTCTGGAGTACGCCGAGCATCGTCTTCGGCCTGTTCGGCGCCGCGTTCCTCATCCCGCGCATCGGCGGCGACGAGTCGCTGCTGGCCGGGATGCTCGTGCTTGGCTTCATGCTCCTGCCGCTGGTGCTCATCACCTCGCGGGAGGCCATCAAGGCCGTCCCCGACGAGTACCGCGACGCCAGCGCGGCACTGGGTGTGACCCAGTGGGAGACCATCCGCAGCGTGGTCATCCCGGCGGCGATGCCCGGCGTCATCACCGGCGTCATCCTCGGGGTCGGCCGCATCGCCGGCGAGACGGCCCCGCTCATCCTGGTGCTGGGCTCGACGCTCAACGCCACCGAGTCGGCCCAGGTCATCCAGGGCTTCCGCTTCATGGCGGAACCCCCGTTCGTGGCCAACGAGGCGCTGCTCTCGGCCTCGGCCTCGCTGCCGACGCAGGTGTGGGCCGTCATCGCGGCCGGCGTCAGCGGATCGCCCTCGATGGGGTGGGCGACGGCCTTCATCCTGCTGATGGTGGTGCTGACGTTCTACGCCGTCGGTATCGTCGCCCGGACCTACTTCAGGAGGAAACTGAACTATGAGTGA
- a CDS encoding metal ABC transporter ATP-binding protein codes for MTDPDAPVAELDGVSFGYTATPVVEDVSLRIDPGEYVAVVGPNGSGKSTLMRLLLGLKRPDSGDARLFGEPAHRFDDGARIGYVAQEASASKEMPITVREVVKMGRFPHVGFGRLSKDDARIVDRALETVGMAAFADRRVTQLSGGQRQRTFIARALAGEADLLVLDEPTVGVDAESVAAFYDLLDSLHDDGITILLIEHDLRAVTDHAERVVCLNREVYFDGPTAEFVDSDALARAFGTAMAVGGDA; via the coding sequence ATGACCGACCCCGACGCTCCGGTCGCCGAACTCGACGGCGTGTCCTTTGGCTACACGGCCACGCCCGTCGTCGAGGACGTCTCGCTGCGCATCGATCCGGGCGAGTACGTCGCCGTCGTCGGCCCGAACGGCTCCGGGAAGTCGACCCTGATGCGATTGCTGCTCGGCCTGAAACGGCCGGATTCGGGAGATGCGCGGCTGTTCGGCGAGCCGGCCCACCGGTTCGACGACGGGGCGCGCATCGGCTACGTCGCCCAGGAGGCCAGCGCCTCGAAGGAGATGCCCATCACGGTCCGGGAGGTCGTGAAGATGGGGCGGTTCCCCCACGTCGGGTTCGGGCGCCTCTCGAAAGACGACGCCCGCATCGTCGACCGGGCGCTCGAGACCGTCGGGATGGCCGCCTTCGCCGACCGCCGGGTGACCCAGCTCTCGGGCGGGCAGCGCCAGCGGACCTTTATCGCCCGGGCGCTCGCCGGCGAGGCGGACCTGCTCGTGCTGGACGAACCGACCGTCGGCGTCGACGCCGAGTCGGTCGCGGCGTTCTACGACCTGCTGGACTCGCTGCACGACGACGGTATCACCATCCTGCTCATCGAACACGACCTGCGCGCGGTCACGGACCACGCCGAGCGGGTGGTCTGTCTCAACCGCGAGGTCTACTTCGACGGGCCCACCGCCGAGTTCGTCGACAGCGACGCGCTGGCCCGCGCGTTCGGCACGGCGATGGCCGTCGGCGGTGATGCCTGA
- a CDS encoding aminotransferase class V-fold PLP-dependent enzyme translates to MDPAELRASIPALERCTYFNTGASGPSPRNVVGAATDFLEHHAFEAPAGQGPYDVAWSELAAAREVVAGHVGAAPEDVALTRSTADGVNLVACAIDWQPGDVVVRTDLEHPAGTLPWDRLADTHDVEVRVIETEDGRLDIDEVKATVADARLVSLSSLTWTHGTRLPVGEVVDIAHDAGAQVLVDAVQSLGQHPVDVTEWGADFVAMAGHKWLLGVWGSGVLYVDPAAHDRLRPRRIGYRSVTDPTAPDYTYHAGARRFEVGTTQPAPYAALAEAIETIEAVGLDTVQSRVADLTDRLKAGLGDRLVSPREYESGLVSFTAEDPAATVERLAEDGIVARSLPHPDVVRASVHVFNTREDVDALLERV, encoded by the coding sequence ATGGACCCAGCGGAACTCCGCGCGTCGATACCGGCACTGGAGCGGTGTACGTACTTCAACACGGGCGCGAGCGGCCCGAGTCCCCGCAACGTGGTGGGTGCCGCGACCGACTTCCTGGAGCATCACGCCTTCGAGGCCCCGGCCGGGCAGGGGCCCTACGACGTCGCCTGGAGCGAGCTGGCCGCCGCCCGGGAGGTCGTCGCGGGCCACGTCGGCGCCGCCCCCGAAGACGTCGCGCTGACCCGGAGCACGGCCGACGGGGTCAACCTCGTGGCCTGTGCCATCGACTGGCAACCGGGCGACGTGGTCGTCCGGACCGACCTGGAACACCCCGCCGGGACGCTCCCGTGGGACCGCCTGGCCGACACGCACGACGTGGAGGTGCGGGTCATAGAGACCGAGGACGGCCGGCTGGACATAGACGAGGTGAAGGCGACGGTGGCCGACGCGCGCCTGGTCTCGCTGAGCTCGCTCACCTGGACCCACGGGACGCGCCTGCCGGTCGGCGAGGTGGTCGATATCGCCCACGACGCCGGCGCGCAGGTGCTCGTCGACGCCGTCCAGTCGCTCGGCCAGCACCCGGTCGACGTCACCGAGTGGGGCGCGGACTTCGTCGCGATGGCGGGCCACAAGTGGCTGCTGGGGGTGTGGGGCAGCGGCGTCCTCTACGTCGACCCCGCGGCCCACGACCGGTTGCGCCCGCGCCGCATCGGCTACCGGAGCGTCACCGACCCCACCGCGCCCGACTACACCTACCACGCGGGCGCCCGCCGCTTCGAGGTCGGGACGACCCAGCCCGCCCCGTACGCCGCGCTGGCCGAGGCAATCGAGACCATCGAGGCGGTCGGTCTCGACACCGTCCAGTCCCGCGTCGCCGACCTGACCGACCGGCTCAAGGCGGGACTGGGCGACCGTCTGGTGAGCCCACGGGAGTACGAATCCGGCCTCGTCTCGTTTACTGCCGAGGACCCCGCGGCGACCGTCGAGCGCCTCGCCGAGGACGGCATCGTCGCCCGGTCGCTGCCCCACCCCGACGTCGTCCGCGCGTCGGTCCACGTGTTCAACACCCGCGAGGACGTCGACGCCCTGCTCGAGCGGGTGTAG
- the phoU gene encoding phosphate signaling complex protein PhoU yields MPREPYQATLSDLQEDVLAMGSLVADRLEMALDSLASGDEDLARRVIEGDDEVNDLYLSLEDRCIDLFALQQPVASDLRLVAASFKILTDIERIGDLATNLAGYATAANAGLVPEVAIDDIGRDALGAFERSLDAYADEDAEACRAIAAADDDLDALCQSASETVARDLIEREADDDLWSVEQLLDDVSRVLLTIRDLERVGDHAVNIAARTLYMTESSTELIY; encoded by the coding sequence ATGCCACGAGAGCCCTACCAGGCGACCCTTTCGGACCTCCAGGAAGACGTGCTCGCGATGGGCTCGCTCGTCGCCGACCGGCTGGAGATGGCGCTCGACAGTCTGGCGTCCGGTGACGAGGACCTCGCTCGTCGCGTGATCGAGGGCGACGACGAAGTGAACGACCTGTATCTCTCCCTCGAGGACCGCTGTATCGACCTCTTTGCCCTCCAGCAGCCCGTCGCGAGCGACCTCCGGCTGGTGGCCGCCTCGTTCAAGATACTCACCGATATCGAGCGTATCGGCGACCTCGCGACGAACCTCGCTGGCTACGCGACGGCCGCGAACGCGGGCCTCGTCCCCGAGGTGGCCATCGACGACATCGGCCGCGACGCCCTCGGGGCGTTCGAGCGGAGTCTGGACGCCTACGCCGACGAGGACGCCGAGGCGTGTCGGGCTATCGCCGCCGCCGACGACGACCTCGACGCGCTCTGTCAGTCCGCGAGCGAGACGGTCGCGCGTGACCTCATCGAGCGCGAGGCCGACGACGACCTCTGGTCGGTCGAGCAGCTTCTCGACGACGTCTCTCGCGTCCTCCTGACCATTCGCGACCTCGAACGGGTGGGCGACCACGCGGTCAACATCGCCGCCCGCACCCTCTATATGACCGAGTCGAGCACCGAACTCATCTACTGA
- the pstC gene encoding phosphate ABC transporter permease subunit PstC — MDEVRGTARETILGGDASDGSLLAVGASAVTLVALLLAFLFRPVFAIPVFGAFVFVTAIGWTTYQAEIARLLTLLATVLTVLTVAFITIFLFLSALPAFLEHGLGLVLIPEKNGQARWFFWLETVLPSDSTFWNPLSGAYSLIPMIWGTVLVTIIAGAVAGPLGIFGALFIAEVASDGLREVVKPGVEILAGIPSIVYGFIGFQVLNSFIQVNFLDDGASFLIAGIVVGIMALPTVVSVGEDALSSVPSAMGDGSIAMGATEWQTMKSISIPAAFSGISAGIILGLGRAIGETMAVAAIMASGTTFADPLFDIFDANATLTSLIATQYGSASESTIDVLFVAGVMLFVIVAGMSIVSQYIEQQMEAKLKGQQ; from the coding sequence ATGGACGAGGTCAGGGGAACGGCACGCGAGACGATACTCGGCGGAGACGCATCTGATGGGTCGTTACTGGCCGTCGGTGCCTCTGCGGTGACGCTGGTCGCGTTACTTCTGGCCTTCCTCTTTCGGCCGGTCTTCGCCATCCCGGTGTTCGGGGCGTTCGTCTTCGTGACCGCTATCGGTTGGACGACGTATCAGGCTGAAATCGCCCGACTGCTCACACTGCTGGCGACCGTATTGACGGTGCTGACGGTCGCGTTTATCACCATCTTCCTCTTTTTGAGTGCGCTTCCTGCCTTCCTCGAACACGGCCTCGGGCTCGTGCTCATCCCCGAGAAGAACGGGCAGGCGCGCTGGTTCTTCTGGCTCGAGACGGTCCTGCCGAGCGACTCGACGTTCTGGAACCCCCTCAGTGGGGCCTACTCGCTGATTCCGATGATCTGGGGGACCGTCCTGGTGACCATCATCGCTGGCGCCGTCGCGGGGCCGCTCGGTATCTTCGGCGCGCTCTTCATCGCCGAAGTCGCCAGCGACGGGTTGCGCGAGGTCGTCAAGCCCGGCGTCGAGATCCTCGCCGGCATCCCCTCCATCGTCTACGGGTTCATCGGCTTCCAGGTCCTCAACAGCTTCATCCAGGTCAACTTCCTCGACGACGGGGCCAGCTTCCTCATCGCCGGGATCGTCGTCGGCATCATGGCGCTGCCGACTGTCGTCTCGGTCGGCGAGGACGCCCTGTCGAGCGTCCCGAGTGCGATGGGTGACGGCTCGATCGCCATGGGCGCGACAGAGTGGCAGACGATGAAGAGCATCTCCATCCCCGCCGCCTTCTCGGGCATCTCCGCGGGGATCATCCTGGGGCTCGGCCGGGCCATCGGCGAGACGATGGCCGTCGCCGCCATCATGGCCTCGGGGACCACGTTCGCCGACCCGCTCTTCGACATCTTCGACGCGAACGCGACCCTCACGAGCCTCATCGCGACGCAGTACGGGAGCGCCTCCGAGAGCACCATCGACGTGCTCTTCGTCGCCGGCGTCATGCTGTTCGTCATCGTCGCCGGCATGAGCATCGTCTCCCAGTACATCGAACAGCAGATGGAAGCGAAACTGAAGGGGCAACAATGA